A single region of the Vibrio cyclitrophicus genome encodes:
- a CDS encoding amino acid permease, which translates to MSDNKRSTIGKFALLSMTFAAVYSFNNIINNNIEIGLSSAPMFFLATIFYFVPFCLIVAEFVSLNKDSEAGVYSWVKSSLGGRWAFISAYTYWFVNLFFFTSLLPRIIAYASYAFLGFEYIFTPMTTAILSTILFAVATHISNNGAKLLGPITSLTSSLMLLLTMSYILLSGGALVGGIEPADPITIEAMTPSFNWAFLGVITWIFMAAGGAESVAVYVNDIKGGHKSFVKVIIIAGIFIGALYSVGSVLANVFVAREELKFTGGSVQVFEGLARHFGLSEILMNRFVGVVSFTAMLGSLLMWTATPVKIFFSEIPKGIFGEKTVALNKQGVPERAAWVQFFIVIPLMFIPTLASDTVQDLMSTIINMTAAASMLPPLFIMIAYLHLRVKLDHLPRDFRMGSRRVGITAVSILIGIFTVGFFASTFPTGADIMTIIFYNVGGIVIFLGYAWWKYGQYEKSLSAEEKKLEAKPEPVNA; encoded by the coding sequence ATGTCCGATAATAAACGCAGTACGATAGGCAAATTTGCCCTACTGTCTATGACCTTCGCGGCGGTATATAGCTTCAATAACATCATTAATAACAACATCGAAATCGGCCTCTCTTCGGCTCCGATGTTCTTTTTAGCAACCATCTTTTATTTTGTTCCTTTCTGTCTGATAGTCGCTGAATTTGTGTCACTGAATAAAGACTCTGAAGCGGGTGTTTATTCTTGGGTTAAAAGCTCGCTAGGCGGCCGCTGGGCATTTATTTCGGCTTACACATACTGGTTTGTTAACCTATTCTTCTTCACGTCTCTGTTGCCTAGAATCATCGCTTATGCGTCATATGCGTTCTTAGGTTTCGAGTACATCTTCACGCCAATGACCACAGCAATTCTGAGTACCATTTTGTTTGCGGTCGCGACTCACATCTCGAACAACGGCGCGAAGCTACTGGGCCCTATCACCTCTTTAACTTCGTCACTGATGCTATTGCTGACTATGTCTTACATCCTGTTATCAGGCGGCGCATTGGTTGGTGGTATCGAACCTGCTGACCCAATCACGATTGAGGCAATGACACCGAGCTTTAACTGGGCATTCCTTGGCGTAATCACTTGGATCTTCATGGCGGCGGGCGGTGCAGAATCGGTCGCAGTTTACGTAAACGACATCAAGGGCGGTCACAAATCTTTCGTTAAGGTAATCATCATTGCCGGTATCTTTATCGGTGCGCTTTACTCCGTTGGCTCTGTACTTGCTAACGTGTTTGTTGCTCGTGAAGAGTTGAAGTTTACTGGCGGTTCAGTACAGGTATTTGAAGGGCTAGCAAGACACTTTGGACTGTCTGAAATCTTGATGAACCGTTTCGTGGGTGTGGTTTCATTCACGGCAATGCTAGGCTCTCTACTGATGTGGACAGCGACACCAGTTAAGATTTTCTTCTCTGAAATCCCTAAAGGTATCTTCGGTGAGAAAACCGTCGCGCTTAACAAGCAAGGCGTTCCAGAGCGTGCAGCATGGGTTCAGTTCTTTATCGTGATTCCGCTGATGTTCATCCCAACGTTAGCCTCTGACACAGTTCAAGATTTGATGAGCACCATCATCAACATGACTGCAGCAGCTTCTATGCTACCGCCACTGTTCATCATGATCGCTTACCTTCACCTGCGCGTGAAACTGGACCACCTTCCTCGTGATTTCCGCATGGGCTCACGCCGAGTTGGTATCACTGCGGTTTCGATTCTTATCGGTATCTTTACCGTAGGCTTCTTTGCATCGACCTTCCCAACGGGCGCTGACATCATGACCATCATTTTCTACAACGTTGGCGGGATTGTGATCTTCCTTGGTTACGCATGGTGGAAATACGGTCAATACGAGAAAAGCTTATCTGCAGAAGAGAAAAAACTAGAAGCGAAACCTGAACCGGTCAACGCTTAG
- a CDS encoding beta-galactosidase, whose protein sequence is MRTFSQIISAREWENQHITHHNVVEAHAPLNGYTSLAEAVGKNSSRTLSLNGVWKFQLFDSPELVCEEFVSEHFDDSSWKSIAVPSNWQMQGFDKPIYTNVKYPFADNPPFVPSDNPTGLYRTHFNCTEPELLDTHRLTFDGVNSAFHLWCNGKWVGYSQDSRLPAEFDVSEYLQAGENTLAVMVLRWSDGSYLEDQDMWWLSGIFRDVTLLRKPKVAIEDVGIETQLDACYRDAVLNISTQITKHSNDVEGFDKLKAELYDAQGQLVCEPQIVGFGERVVDEKGPWSEVAEHRLSVVNPNKWSAESPYLYRCVVSLLNQQDELIDCEAYDVGFRSVEITDSLLKVNGKPLLIRGVNRHEHHPELGHTMTREGMIQDIKLLKQNNFNAVRTAHYPNHPLWYELCDEYGLYLVDEANVETHGQFPMCRLSDDASWLNAYMRRMTRLVERDKNHASVIIWSLGNESGIGRNHHAMYRWVKQTDPTRPVQYEGGGADTAATDILCPMYARVDWDLPVVESQPEVTPRVGIRKAIALPNEQRPLILCEYAHAMGNSLGSFDKYWQAFRDNPRLQGGFIWDWVDQGITKTDSSGKQYWGYGGDFGDEINDRQFCINGLVFPDRTVHPTLHEVKKAQQFYQFKLVSASPLVIEITSEYLFDSESVETLNWNITQDGIVQCHGSIELFVEAQSSVQIELDGVTIPKTANVLNYLNLEVVLNTNTAWADKGHVTAIEQLSLPTQPQLMLDANLSQFPPKVTETDTLLTVIGDAYQVEFDRLSGTLESWKIKGVEQLASGLRDNFYRAPLDNDIGVSEANRVDPNSWIARWQAMRLDRLTPECIEFSSITQKNRVSVTARIAHTVEDQVRLLSTWQYQLFADGEVKLDVDVQAAKGLPSLPRVGFEFALKHVPDGVEWFGRGPHENYPDRKMSAHMGLYQQSIEQMHTPYIFPSDCGLRCDVREAKVGAFELQGDFHFSVSRFGLQQLQKAKHTCDLTEQDQLFVNIDGFHMGVGGDDSWTPSVHDEYKLLKEHYHYQVRFFPS, encoded by the coding sequence ATGAGAACTTTCTCTCAGATCATCTCTGCCCGCGAATGGGAAAACCAACACATCACTCATCATAACGTTGTTGAGGCTCATGCTCCTTTGAATGGTTACACCTCGTTGGCAGAGGCTGTGGGGAAGAACTCGTCACGCACCTTGTCTCTCAATGGGGTTTGGAAGTTTCAGCTGTTCGATTCGCCTGAGTTGGTCTGCGAAGAGTTTGTCTCTGAACATTTTGATGATTCCTCATGGAAGTCGATCGCGGTGCCAAGCAACTGGCAGATGCAAGGCTTTGATAAACCGATCTATACCAATGTGAAATATCCTTTCGCTGATAACCCTCCCTTCGTCCCTAGCGATAATCCGACAGGACTCTACCGCACGCATTTTAACTGCACGGAACCGGAGCTATTAGATACCCATAGGCTGACCTTTGATGGCGTGAATTCTGCATTTCATTTGTGGTGCAACGGCAAGTGGGTTGGCTATTCGCAAGACAGTCGATTACCGGCTGAATTTGACGTGTCTGAATACTTACAAGCAGGCGAGAACACGCTAGCAGTCATGGTGCTGCGTTGGTCTGATGGTTCCTATCTTGAAGACCAAGATATGTGGTGGCTCAGCGGCATCTTCCGTGATGTGACTTTATTGAGAAAGCCCAAGGTCGCAATCGAGGATGTTGGTATTGAGACTCAGCTAGATGCTTGCTATCGCGATGCGGTTTTAAATATTTCTACGCAAATAACCAAGCACAGCAATGATGTAGAAGGCTTCGATAAGCTGAAAGCTGAACTTTATGATGCTCAAGGACAGTTGGTTTGTGAACCTCAAATCGTGGGCTTTGGCGAGCGAGTTGTGGATGAGAAAGGGCCTTGGTCTGAAGTCGCAGAGCACCGCCTTTCGGTCGTGAATCCGAACAAGTGGAGTGCCGAGTCACCCTACTTATATCGCTGTGTGGTGTCGTTACTCAATCAACAAGATGAGCTCATAGATTGTGAGGCTTACGATGTCGGCTTTCGAAGTGTTGAAATTACCGATAGTTTGCTAAAAGTTAACGGAAAACCGTTGCTGATTCGTGGCGTCAATCGTCATGAACATCACCCTGAATTGGGTCACACCATGACTCGAGAGGGGATGATTCAAGACATCAAACTGCTCAAACAAAATAACTTCAATGCCGTTAGAACCGCTCATTATCCGAATCATCCATTGTGGTATGAACTATGTGATGAGTATGGTCTGTATCTGGTTGATGAAGCGAATGTGGAAACTCATGGTCAATTTCCGATGTGCCGTTTATCCGATGATGCGTCATGGTTGAATGCGTACATGAGACGAATGACAAGGCTGGTGGAGCGCGATAAAAACCACGCCAGCGTGATCATTTGGTCGCTGGGCAATGAATCGGGTATTGGTCGTAATCACCATGCGATGTATCGATGGGTGAAACAAACTGATCCAACACGTCCTGTTCAGTATGAAGGTGGCGGGGCAGATACCGCAGCGACCGATATTTTATGTCCTATGTATGCGCGGGTTGATTGGGATTTACCTGTGGTTGAGAGTCAACCTGAGGTGACACCTCGCGTGGGTATTCGTAAAGCTATCGCTCTACCAAACGAGCAACGTCCTCTGATTCTCTGTGAATACGCCCATGCAATGGGGAACAGTCTAGGTAGCTTTGATAAATACTGGCAGGCGTTTAGAGACAACCCAAGACTACAGGGCGGATTTATCTGGGATTGGGTCGATCAAGGGATCACCAAAACCGATTCGAGCGGCAAACAGTACTGGGGCTATGGTGGTGATTTCGGCGACGAGATTAATGATCGCCAGTTCTGCATTAATGGTTTGGTGTTCCCAGACAGAACGGTGCATCCAACGCTTCATGAAGTGAAAAAAGCGCAGCAGTTTTATCAATTCAAGCTGGTTTCTGCATCACCACTGGTGATTGAGATTACTAGTGAGTATTTATTTGATTCAGAGTCTGTCGAAACGCTTAATTGGAATATCACTCAAGATGGAATTGTTCAATGTCATGGCAGTATTGAACTGTTTGTTGAAGCTCAATCCAGTGTGCAGATTGAGCTTGATGGTGTAACTATTCCGAAGACGGCCAACGTGCTTAATTACCTTAATCTCGAAGTGGTATTAAACACCAATACTGCATGGGCGGATAAAGGTCATGTGACGGCGATTGAACAGCTTAGCTTACCTACTCAACCACAATTGATGTTGGATGCTAACCTCTCTCAATTTCCACCGAAAGTGACTGAAACCGACACGCTGCTGACGGTGATTGGTGATGCTTATCAAGTAGAGTTCGACAGATTGTCTGGGACATTAGAAAGCTGGAAAATCAAAGGGGTGGAACAGCTTGCTAGTGGCCTTCGAGATAACTTTTATCGCGCACCATTAGACAACGATATCGGTGTCAGTGAAGCAAACCGTGTAGACCCCAATTCATGGATCGCACGCTGGCAGGCTATGAGGTTAGATAGGCTCACTCCAGAGTGCATCGAATTTTCATCCATCACTCAGAAAAATAGGGTGTCGGTGACTGCAAGAATTGCCCACACGGTGGAAGATCAGGTTCGTTTGTTGTCGACTTGGCAATACCAATTATTTGCCGATGGTGAGGTCAAATTAGATGTGGATGTTCAAGCGGCGAAAGGTTTGCCGTCTCTGCCACGAGTCGGATTTGAGTTTGCTTTGAAGCATGTGCCTGATGGGGTGGAATGGTTTGGTCGTGGGCCACACGAAAACTACCCAGATCGAAAGATGTCCGCACATATGGGGCTATATCAGCAAAGTATTGAACAAATGCATACCCCGTATATTTTCCCTTCTGATTGCGGTTTGCGTTGTGATGTTCGTGAGGCAAAAGTGGGCGCATTCGAATTGCAAGGAGACTTCCATTTCTCAGTCAGTCGTTTTGGGTTACAGCAGCTACAGAAGGCAAAACATACTTGTGACTTAACCGAACAAGACCAGTTGTTTGTGAACATCGATGGTTTTCATATGGGTGTGGGCGGTGATGATTCATGGACGCCAAGTGTCCATGATGAATACAAATTATTGAAAGAGCATTACCATTATCAGGTGCGGTTCTTTCCTAGCTAA
- a CDS encoding extracellular solute-binding protein, translating into MKYVKHIAATAVLAASVSTTAFAGTLVINSDASDPAPKEAWGEIINRFEKENPDITVKYNLYDHESYKTTIRNWLVTSPPDVVFWYAGNRMKAFVDRGLFEDVSDIWTDNNMKQDFAAGAPAMTVQGKQYGVPYTYYQWGIYYRKDIFEQYGIGEPKTWDDLKSASATLKENGVAPFAIGTKYLWTAAGWFDYINMRTNGLDFHIQLMEGKVPYSDERVKKTFANWAELVEPGYYLENHASYSWQEAQPFLYNGKAAMYLMGNFITPNFPAELDGKMDFFQFPVIDPSVPMSEDAPMDTLHIPSKAKNKEDARKFLEFVARAENQQLINEMLLQIPTNNKAKAKSDPFLDKGVAMLASTDGTAQFYDRDTDPAMAKEGMKGFQEFMVHPDRIEKILKKLDKVSKRTFK; encoded by the coding sequence ATGAAATACGTGAAACATATCGCTGCCACAGCAGTGCTTGCCGCCTCCGTTTCTACAACCGCGTTTGCAGGAACCTTAGTCATCAACTCTGATGCATCTGATCCTGCGCCGAAAGAAGCGTGGGGTGAGATCATCAATCGCTTTGAAAAAGAAAACCCCGACATTACGGTGAAGTACAATTTGTACGATCACGAGTCGTACAAAACAACGATTCGTAATTGGTTGGTCACTTCGCCGCCTGATGTGGTTTTCTGGTATGCGGGTAACCGAATGAAAGCCTTTGTTGACCGTGGTCTGTTCGAAGATGTGAGCGATATTTGGACAGACAACAACATGAAGCAAGACTTTGCGGCTGGCGCTCCTGCGATGACAGTACAAGGCAAGCAATATGGTGTGCCATACACGTATTACCAATGGGGTATTTATTATCGTAAAGACATCTTTGAACAATATGGTATCGGTGAGCCTAAAACTTGGGATGACTTGAAATCCGCATCAGCAACGCTGAAAGAAAATGGGGTAGCACCGTTTGCGATTGGTACTAAGTACTTGTGGACTGCTGCGGGTTGGTTTGATTACATCAACATGCGTACCAACGGCTTGGATTTCCACATTCAGTTGATGGAAGGCAAGGTGCCTTATTCTGATGAGCGAGTGAAGAAAACGTTCGCTAACTGGGCAGAGCTTGTTGAACCTGGTTACTACTTAGAAAATCACGCCTCTTATTCTTGGCAAGAAGCTCAGCCATTCTTATATAACGGCAAAGCGGCGATGTACCTCATGGGGAACTTCATTACGCCAAACTTCCCGGCTGAATTAGATGGCAAGATGGATTTCTTCCAATTTCCGGTGATCGACCCAAGTGTTCCTATGTCTGAAGATGCGCCAATGGACACGTTACACATTCCTTCTAAAGCGAAAAATAAGGAAGATGCACGTAAGTTCCTAGAGTTTGTTGCGCGTGCTGAAAATCAGCAACTCATCAATGAGATGTTGCTGCAAATCCCAACCAACAATAAAGCCAAAGCGAAGTCAGATCCGTTCTTAGATAAAGGTGTAGCAATGCTGGCTTCTACCGATGGTACGGCTCAGTTCTATGACCGCGATACCGATCCTGCGATGGCCAAAGAGGGCATGAAAGGCTTCCAAGAGTTTATGGTTCACCCAGACAGAATCGAAAAAATCTTGAAGAAACTCGATAAGGTGAGCAAGCGTACCTTTAAGTAA
- a CDS encoding carbohydrate ABC transporter permease, translating to MFPQPIQKAGRFTNISYRVALPISIVMWLLPLIAVMMTSIRSMDDINKGNYWGWPSEIQFIENYTQVFTSTSMGQYLINSLIITLPAVAGAVALSTLAGYALAKYNFKANVWIFAMFIAGNFVPFQILMIPVRDLTIGLGLYDTHWALIFFHIAFQAGFCTLFMRNFIVGIPDALIEAARVEGVSEWKIFWHVVLPLVRPALAALAVLVFTFIWNDFFWALVLVQSDDVRPVTAGLSSLQGQWLASWQFMSAGAVVAAIPPVVLFFTMQKHFIAGLTLGATKG from the coding sequence ATGTTTCCGCAACCAATTCAAAAAGCCGGTCGCTTTACTAATATCAGTTACCGAGTCGCGTTACCTATCTCGATCGTGATGTGGTTGTTACCGCTTATCGCCGTGATGATGACGTCGATTCGTTCGATGGATGACATCAACAAAGGTAATTATTGGGGCTGGCCGAGCGAGATTCAGTTCATTGAGAACTATACCCAAGTTTTTACCTCGACTTCGATGGGGCAGTACTTAATCAATAGTCTGATCATTACATTGCCAGCCGTCGCAGGGGCTGTCGCTCTTTCGACTTTGGCTGGGTACGCCTTGGCGAAATACAACTTCAAAGCCAATGTTTGGATCTTTGCGATGTTTATCGCGGGCAACTTTGTTCCGTTTCAAATCTTGATGATTCCAGTGCGTGATTTAACGATTGGACTTGGCCTTTACGATACCCATTGGGCGCTGATTTTTTTCCATATCGCTTTTCAAGCCGGCTTCTGTACCTTGTTCATGCGTAACTTTATCGTCGGGATCCCAGATGCCTTGATCGAAGCGGCGCGTGTTGAAGGGGTAAGTGAATGGAAAATATTCTGGCATGTAGTGCTGCCTCTGGTTCGCCCTGCATTAGCGGCGTTAGCAGTCTTGGTGTTTACCTTTATTTGGAATGACTTCTTTTGGGCGTTGGTATTGGTTCAGAGTGATGACGTTCGCCCGGTAACTGCGGGGTTGAGTTCACTGCAAGGCCAGTGGTTGGCATCTTGGCAGTTTATGTCTGCTGGTGCGGTAGTGGCAGCCATTCCACCAGTGGTTCTGTTTTTTACTATGCAAAAACACTTTATTGCTGGCCTAACATTGGGAGCCACGAAAGGATAA
- a CDS encoding sugar ABC transporter permease, which yields MEQSVKTIYPQNHTPSAKKKRRISSKVSPWLFLAPAIAIFSLYVIYPILDSIWLSFFEWDGLGEKEWVGLENYRELFDSEAFYTSLTNNFLWLIFFMLAPPCGLAIALFLNQQVKGIRVVKSLFFFPFVISQVVVGLVFSWFYDPSFGLFNIALGAFGIEPISILADEDYVTYGIIAAGLWPQISYCMILYLTGLNNLDPEQLEAARLDGAKKWRMLWYVVLPQLRPATFIAVVVTVIGALRSFDLVATMTAGGPWGSSTVLAYQMYEESIFNYRMGYGAAVSVVLFLIMDIYIAYFLWRMLRSEK from the coding sequence ATGGAGCAATCTGTGAAAACGATATACCCACAAAATCACACCCCGTCAGCGAAGAAGAAAAGACGCATAAGCTCTAAAGTGTCGCCTTGGCTGTTCTTAGCCCCGGCTATCGCTATCTTCTCTCTCTACGTTATATATCCAATCTTGGACAGTATCTGGCTTAGCTTCTTTGAGTGGGATGGGCTAGGTGAAAAAGAGTGGGTAGGGCTGGAAAACTATCGTGAACTGTTTGATTCCGAGGCTTTCTACACTTCTCTAACGAATAACTTTCTTTGGTTGATCTTCTTTATGCTCGCGCCACCTTGTGGCTTGGCGATTGCCCTTTTCTTAAACCAACAAGTGAAAGGCATTCGTGTCGTTAAATCCTTATTCTTTTTCCCCTTTGTTATTTCTCAAGTGGTGGTCGGCCTCGTATTTTCTTGGTTCTATGACCCGTCATTTGGTCTTTTTAACATTGCATTAGGTGCGTTTGGTATTGAACCTATTTCGATTCTCGCCGATGAAGATTATGTGACCTACGGAATCATCGCAGCGGGCTTATGGCCACAGATCTCTTATTGCATGATCTTATATTTAACGGGGCTGAATAACCTAGATCCAGAACAGTTAGAAGCTGCTCGCCTTGATGGTGCGAAGAAATGGCGCATGCTCTGGTATGTGGTGCTTCCTCAATTAAGACCGGCGACGTTTATTGCTGTGGTCGTGACAGTAATTGGTGCCCTTCGTTCTTTCGATTTGGTGGCAACCATGACGGCTGGTGGACCTTGGGGAAGTTCGACGGTACTGGCGTATCAAATGTATGAAGAGTCTATTTTTAATTATCGAATGGGTTACGGTGCGGCGGTTTCAGTGGTGCTGTTTCTGATCATGGATATCTATATCGCTTACTTCTTGTGGCGCATGTTAAGGAGTGAAAAATAA
- the ugpC gene encoding sn-glycerol-3-phosphate ABC transporter ATP-binding protein UgpC: protein MADISLKQVIKRYGDVQTIHGVDLEISNGEFVVFVGPSGCGKSTLLRLVAGLEEITEGEIHIGDDLVNDIDPAERGVAMVFQSYALYPHMTVEENMGFGLKMNGVAKEVVEKQVTGAAKTLQLESLLKRKPKELSGGQRQRVAIGRAIVRNPRVFLFDEPLSNLDAELRVDMRLQIAKLHQDLQNTMIYVTHDQVEAMTLADKIVVLRDGRVEQVGSPLELYHSPQNEFVAGFIGSPKMNFLPCLVNNISETHAQLTINGSSKITLPLPSNGLVEGQKLTLGIRPEHLEINGESDITIEFQSEVVERLGNSTYMFGQSCGVDSFKVHLPGDQEVTRYQSLNLNFSSKDCHLFDAEGQRIN, encoded by the coding sequence ATGGCTGATATCAGCTTAAAACAGGTCATCAAACGATATGGTGATGTTCAAACGATCCATGGTGTTGATCTAGAAATAAGTAACGGCGAGTTCGTCGTATTCGTTGGGCCGTCTGGTTGTGGTAAATCAACCCTCTTACGCTTAGTTGCTGGCTTGGAAGAGATTACTGAAGGTGAGATTCATATCGGTGATGATCTTGTAAACGATATCGATCCTGCCGAGCGTGGTGTCGCGATGGTATTTCAGTCCTATGCCCTTTATCCGCACATGACTGTTGAAGAAAATATGGGCTTTGGCCTGAAAATGAACGGGGTGGCTAAGGAAGTCGTCGAGAAACAGGTCACGGGCGCAGCCAAAACGCTTCAGTTGGAATCTTTATTGAAACGTAAACCTAAAGAATTGTCAGGTGGACAACGTCAACGTGTTGCTATCGGTCGAGCAATTGTTCGTAACCCGAGAGTGTTCTTATTCGACGAACCTTTATCTAACCTAGATGCAGAACTTCGTGTCGATATGCGCTTACAAATCGCCAAATTGCATCAAGATCTGCAAAACACCATGATTTATGTAACGCACGATCAAGTGGAAGCCATGACGCTTGCCGACAAAATAGTCGTACTTAGAGATGGCCGCGTTGAACAAGTTGGTTCGCCACTCGAACTGTATCACTCTCCTCAAAATGAGTTTGTGGCCGGCTTTATTGGCTCTCCGAAAATGAACTTCTTACCTTGTTTGGTCAATAACATCTCTGAGACTCATGCCCAACTGACCATAAATGGCTCGAGTAAAATTACGCTACCACTACCAAGTAATGGTCTTGTTGAAGGACAAAAGCTCACTCTCGGCATTCGACCTGAACATTTGGAGATTAATGGCGAGTCGGATATCACCATTGAGTTCCAGAGTGAGGTCGTAGAAAGGCTAGGCAACAGCACTTATATGTTTGGTCAATCTTGTGGTGTAGACAGCTTTAAAGTTCATCTGCCTGGAGATCAAGAGGTCACTCGCTATCAGTCTCTCAATCTAAATTTCTCATCAAAAGATTGTCATCTGTTTGATGCTGAAGGTCAGAGAATTAATTAA